A stretch of Kaistella flava (ex Peng et al. 2021) DNA encodes these proteins:
- a CDS encoding FUSC family protein has protein sequence MKLHHRLNTPIQSFIEIKKTERLWHFPFLAGICVGICLLIGWFFDQPAYGNLACIGSLVILYFTQAPLSQRMIHLSMCALGFSLAFALGSLFSFNHFGGAVALGVIAFLSHYITSYFDIPPPRNFFFVMVAAVATSIPFEAELIPLRVGLVTMGAMLSVLLAFFYSVFIARKVQEPKVRRKLKKKRYTSIVESLIIGFAMFLALLIGNLLDLKSAYWIPISALAILQGKDLIHTRQRNLHRIFGTFVGMGLTWLILFLEPNGLLLVLIIAVLQFIIELIIVRNYGLAVIFITPLTIFLAENSAGMTININDLMQARILDTIIGSLIGVLVGWFLHHQILVSNLEKKIRGAKLRLKRN, from the coding sequence ATGAAACTCCATCACCGATTAAATACACCGATACAATCTTTTATCGAAATAAAAAAAACCGAAAGACTTTGGCATTTCCCATTTTTGGCAGGAATATGTGTCGGAATTTGTTTGTTGATCGGTTGGTTTTTCGATCAACCGGCGTACGGAAATCTCGCCTGTATCGGTTCATTGGTGATTCTTTATTTTACACAAGCACCACTTTCACAACGAATGATTCACCTTTCGATGTGTGCTTTAGGTTTCAGCCTTGCTTTTGCCTTAGGAAGTCTGTTTAGTTTCAATCATTTTGGAGGTGCCGTGGCGCTCGGCGTAATCGCTTTTCTTTCGCACTATATTACTTCGTATTTTGATATTCCGCCGCCTCGAAATTTTTTTTTCGTCATGGTTGCTGCGGTCGCAACTTCAATTCCTTTTGAGGCGGAATTAATTCCTCTTCGAGTTGGTTTGGTGACGATGGGCGCAATGTTGTCGGTACTTCTGGCATTTTTCTATTCGGTTTTTATTGCCAGAAAAGTGCAGGAACCAAAGGTCAGAAGAAAGCTAAAAAAGAAACGTTACACCAGCATCGTCGAAAGTTTAATTATCGGATTCGCCATGTTTTTAGCGCTTTTAATCGGCAATCTTTTAGACCTGAAAAGTGCCTATTGGATTCCAATTTCCGCATTGGCCATTTTACAGGGAAAAGATTTAATTCACACCAGACAGCGAAATCTCCACCGCATCTTCGGTACTTTTGTCGGCATGGGATTAACCTGGCTCATCCTTTTCCTAGAGCCAAATGGGTTACTATTGGTCTTAATTATCGCAGTACTGCAGTTTATTATAGAATTGATTATCGTTCGAAATTATGGATTAGCCGTAATTTTTATCACGCCTTTAACCATTTTCCTGGCTGAAAATTCTGCCGGAATGACGATTAACATTAATGACTTAATGCAAGCCCGAATTTTAGATACCATCATCGGAAGTTTAATCGGTGTTTTAGTCGGCTGGTTTCTTCATCACCAAATCTTAGTTTCCAATCTGGAAAAGAAGATACGCGGGGCTAAATTACGACTCAAAAGAAACTGA
- a CDS encoding ABC transporter permease, which translates to MFRTLRILIKKEFLQIFRNKAILAIIFVMPVIQLVILPLAASYEIKNIKIAVVDHDKSTFSRELIREITASSYFEIINYGESYSQAYQEVENDKVDLILEIPNNFEKNLVRENNEKVLLAINAINGTKAGLSASYLSQILQNYNQQIQVKIAPETESVKITSGLEIVPKFWFNDNYNYRLSLVPGILAFLITLISSYLTALNIVQEKEIGTIEQINVSPITKTDFILGKLIPFWLLAMLAFTIGLLVTIFVYGIQMQGSFLLLYGFVAVYLVVILGIGLLVSVYSETQQQAMFVVFFFMMIFVLMSGLFTPVESMTDWARYIAYANPVTYGVEAIRLIMLKNSGFKDLLLHFGVISFFAIVFNSWAVLRYRKTN; encoded by the coding sequence ATGTTCAGAACATTACGCATATTGATCAAAAAAGAATTCCTGCAGATTTTCAGGAACAAAGCAATCCTGGCCATTATCTTCGTGATGCCGGTGATTCAGTTGGTGATTCTTCCTTTGGCAGCGAGTTATGAAATCAAAAATATAAAAATTGCAGTCGTAGATCACGACAAATCTACTTTTTCCAGAGAGCTCATTCGGGAAATTACGGCTTCAAGCTATTTTGAAATTATCAATTATGGCGAAAGTTATTCTCAAGCTTACCAGGAAGTTGAAAATGATAAAGTCGATTTAATTTTAGAAATCCCTAACAATTTCGAGAAAAATCTGGTTCGTGAAAACAACGAAAAAGTATTGCTCGCCATCAACGCCATCAACGGAACCAAAGCCGGACTTTCCGCAAGTTATCTCTCGCAGATTTTACAGAATTATAACCAGCAGATTCAAGTAAAAATCGCACCCGAAACTGAAAGTGTTAAAATAACTTCCGGTCTAGAAATCGTTCCAAAATTTTGGTTTAACGACAACTACAATTATAGACTTTCTTTAGTTCCGGGGATTTTGGCGTTTCTGATTACTTTAATTTCCAGCTATTTAACAGCTCTGAATATTGTTCAGGAAAAAGAAATCGGAACCATCGAACAGATTAATGTTTCGCCGATCACGAAAACAGATTTTATTCTGGGCAAGCTGATTCCGTTTTGGTTATTGGCGATGCTCGCCTTTACCATTGGGCTTTTGGTGACCATATTTGTGTACGGAATTCAAATGCAGGGAAGTTTTTTGCTCCTCTACGGATTTGTCGCCGTTTATCTGGTTGTCATTTTAGGAATAGGATTGTTGGTTTCCGTTTACAGTGAAACGCAGCAACAAGCGATGTTCGTCGTGTTTTTCTTTATGATGATTTTCGTTTTGATGAGCGGACTCTTCACGCCTGTAGAAAGCATGACCGATTGGGCAAGATATATCGCCTACGCTAATCCGGTAACTTATGGCGTAGAAGCGATCCGATTGATTATGCTTAAAAATAGTGGTTTCAAAGATTTGCTGCTGCATTTCGGTGTTATTTCTTTCTTTGCAATTGTATTCAATTCATGGGCGGTATTGCGGTACAGAAAAACGAATTAG
- a CDS encoding ABC transporter permease: MKQLITFVKKEFWHVLRDRRTLLILFGMPIVQVLLFGFALSTEVKNTKIGVLDQDKTQSSIELISKINANQYFDVDKSLTSIDQAEDAFKGGKIKMILVIPQQFSENLIVGKKTQIQLITDGTDINLANQIYNFMSNILMDYYGQKTLQQASGVQPEIRMLYNPQLKGAPNFVPGVMALILLIICVLMTAIAIVREKESGTMEILLVSPMKPSTIILAKAIPYFILSMIILISILILSVTLLDLPIQGSLFLLLFVSIIFIITNLLIGIIISIVTNTQQVAMLISLVGTMLPTLMLSGFMFPVENMPVPLQVIGNLIPAKWYYEIVKNVMIKGTGIEVIWKQIVVLFGMMAILFVIAVKKFKIRLE; encoded by the coding sequence ATGAAACAATTAATCACTTTTGTGAAAAAAGAATTTTGGCACGTTTTACGTGACAGAAGGACATTATTGATTCTTTTCGGAATGCCAATCGTACAGGTTTTACTTTTCGGTTTCGCTTTAAGTACCGAAGTTAAAAATACAAAAATCGGTGTTCTCGATCAGGACAAAACTCAGAGTTCCATAGAGCTGATTTCAAAAATAAATGCCAATCAATATTTCGATGTCGATAAATCTTTAACCTCAATCGACCAAGCTGAAGACGCTTTCAAAGGAGGAAAAATAAAAATGATTCTCGTCATTCCGCAGCAGTTTTCGGAAAACCTGATCGTAGGAAAAAAAACGCAAATACAGCTGATTACCGACGGAACCGATATTAATCTCGCCAATCAGATTTACAACTTCATGTCCAATATATTAATGGATTATTACGGACAGAAAACCTTGCAGCAAGCTTCCGGCGTACAACCCGAAATCCGAATGCTATACAATCCGCAACTCAAAGGCGCGCCCAATTTCGTTCCCGGCGTAATGGCGCTCATCCTTTTAATTATCTGCGTATTGATGACTGCCATTGCCATTGTCCGCGAAAAAGAATCCGGCACCATGGAAATCCTTTTAGTTTCGCCCATGAAACCATCCACAATCATTCTGGCAAAAGCAATTCCGTACTTTATATTATCGATGATTATCCTCATTTCAATCCTTATTTTAAGCGTCACCCTACTCGATTTACCCATCCAGGGAAGCCTGTTTTTACTATTATTTGTCAGCATTATATTCATTATCACCAATCTTTTAATCGGAATTATCATTTCAATTGTAACCAATACCCAACAAGTCGCCATGCTGATTTCACTTGTTGGAACCATGCTTCCAACATTAATGCTGAGCGGCTTTATGTTCCCCGTCGAAAACATGCCCGTTCCGCTACAAGTCATCGGCAACCTCATCCCGGCAAAATGGTATTATGAAATTGTAAAAAACGTAATGATCAAAGGCACCGGCATCGAAGTCATCTGGAAACAAATAGTAGTACTTTTCGGAATGATGGCCATATTATTCGTCATCGCAGTGAAAAAATTTAAAATAAGATTAGAATGA
- a CDS encoding integrase core domain-containing protein, which yields MALSAQDNAYAERINKTIKEEYLDRWKPMNFEQLKKFTKRAVDQYNNRRPHNNLGRLSPVEFERRWQEKGFSSHPIITIYDNNEP from the coding sequence ATGGCCTTGTCTGCACAGGATAATGCATATGCAGAGCGGATAAACAAGACCATAAAAGAAGAATATCTGGATCGATGGAAACCCATGAACTTTGAACAGTTGAAGAAATTTACAAAGCGAGCGGTTGATCAATATAATAACCGCCGACCACATAATAACCTTGGCCGGTTATCGCCTGTAGAATTTGAAAGAAGATGGCAAGAAAAGGGATTTTCATCCCATCCCATTATCACCATCTATGATAATAATGAGCCGTAA
- a CDS encoding IS4 family transposase, translating to MDTDHVLAIQDTTEFNYGGLKSKLGPDDPDIGPTGSSKIAGFFCHPMLIVNPILNSLIGFSSVQIYNRTWGQPDKKERKYNQIDIEEKESYRWIKSSIETKELLPENVKVTIIGDRENDIYEDFDRVPDERTNLLIRSRCDRNIVGEHKKLYNLLDNTIVAGSVEVEITGQKNRKKRTALIDVKFTKAKICAPTRLNVSQKNIEIYVIEATENPSTIPTNEVGISWKLLTTHKIENLEKPSNALIGIRNVG from the coding sequence ATGGATACCGACCATGTTTTGGCTATTCAGGATACTACAGAGTTTAATTATGGGGGATTGAAGTCTAAATTAGGACCTGATGATCCTGACATTGGACCAACAGGTTCATCTAAGATTGCTGGCTTTTTTTGTCACCCAATGCTTATTGTAAACCCGATTTTAAACTCGCTAATTGGTTTTTCATCAGTTCAGATTTATAATCGTACTTGGGGACAACCAGATAAAAAAGAACGAAAGTACAACCAGATAGATATTGAAGAAAAGGAATCCTATCGATGGATTAAGTCCTCTATTGAAACAAAAGAATTACTCCCTGAGAATGTTAAAGTTACTATTATTGGAGATCGCGAGAATGATATTTATGAAGACTTTGATCGGGTTCCCGATGAAAGAACCAATCTGCTAATTCGCTCTAGATGTGATAGAAACATAGTTGGAGAACATAAAAAGCTCTACAATTTACTTGATAACACTATTGTTGCAGGAAGTGTGGAAGTTGAGATTACCGGACAAAAGAATCGAAAAAAACGAACAGCTTTAATAGATGTGAAATTTACAAAAGCTAAAATTTGTGCACCAACCAGATTAAACGTTTCTCAAAAAAATATTGAAATTTATGTAATTGAAGCAACTGAAAATCCATCAACGATTCCGACCAATGAAGTTGGGATTTCTTGGAAGTTACTAACGACACATAAAATTGAGAATTTAGAAAAGCCATCGAATGCATTAATTGGTATAAGAAACGTTGGTTAA
- a CDS encoding DDE-type integrase/transposase/recombinase — protein MLEARELRSEHPGCGVEKMYYALKPEFIGRDRFIELFMELGFRLEHKRNYRRTTHSVACEYPNLIKGMEVNAPNTIWQSDITYIYVNDRFYYAVFIIDVYTKKITGYKISNNMRATANVEALKMALKDHCFPKIHHSDRG, from the coding sequence ATGTTGGAAGCCCGCGAACTCCGGAGTGAACACCCAGGATGCGGAGTAGAGAAAATGTATTATGCCTTAAAGCCGGAATTCATAGGCAGAGACCGCTTCATAGAGCTTTTTATGGAATTGGGTTTCAGGCTGGAGCACAAGAGGAATTACCGCAGAACGACTCATTCTGTCGCCTGCGAATATCCCAATCTTATCAAAGGCATGGAAGTAAATGCACCTAATACCATTTGGCAATCGGATATTACGTATATTTATGTTAACGATAGGTTTTATTACGCAGTTTTCATCATTGATGTATACACTAAAAAGATTACAGGATACAAAATATCCAATAATATGAGGGCAACAGCGAATGTAGAAGCCTTGAAAATGGCGTTAAAAGACCATTGTTTTCCTAAAATCCATCACTCAGACAGAGGCTAA
- a CDS encoding transposase — MKANIKKLQKHRVFSEEFKREIVSLFESGKFSVLQLEKLYGISDSAIYLWIYKFSTFNEKGIRVVEMKESSVHRLKELEQKIKELEQAVGQKQIMIDYLEKMIDIAKEDLDIDIKKNYGNQRSGGSGNIPKKKNSP, encoded by the coding sequence ATGAAAGCAAACATTAAGAAACTGCAGAAGCATCGGGTTTTCAGCGAAGAATTTAAGAGAGAGATTGTCTCTCTATTTGAGAGTGGAAAATTCAGTGTATTACAGCTTGAAAAATTGTATGGAATATCAGACTCTGCTATTTACCTATGGATCTATAAATTTTCTACCTTTAACGAGAAAGGAATTAGAGTTGTAGAAATGAAAGAAAGCAGTGTACATAGGCTAAAAGAACTCGAGCAGAAGATTAAAGAACTTGAGCAAGCCGTTGGCCAGAAGCAGATTATGATCGATTATCTGGAAAAAATGATTGATATAGCCAAGGAGGATCTGGATATTGACATAAAAAAAAATTACGGCAACCAACGCTCTGGTGGTTCAGGCAACATTCCGAAGAAAAAGAATTCACCCTGA
- a CDS encoding ABC transporter ATP-binding protein has product MNPKNLNIAITAEKITKSFGHFVAVDHISFEVKKGEIFGFLGANGAGKTTAMRMFCGLSVPTSGNATVAGFDVYRETEKIKRNIGYMSQKFSLYGNLTVKENLEFFGGIYGIPRKELKTKSAELIKELGLEEEKNKLVSQLPLGWKQKLAFSVAIFHEPQIVFLDEPTGGVDPVTRRQFWSMIYDAADRGITIFVTTHYMDEAEYCDRVSIMVDGKIAALDTPSNLKKQFNATTMDEVFYELARGAKRVE; this is encoded by the coding sequence ATGAATCCTAAAAATCTAAATATCGCCATTACCGCAGAAAAAATCACCAAATCTTTTGGCCATTTTGTGGCAGTTGATCACATCAGTTTTGAAGTGAAGAAAGGAGAAATTTTTGGATTTCTTGGTGCAAATGGCGCGGGAAAAACAACGGCGATGAGAATGTTTTGCGGACTTTCTGTTCCAACTTCAGGAAATGCTACGGTTGCCGGTTTTGATGTCTATCGCGAAACAGAAAAAATCAAAAGAAATATTGGCTACATGAGTCAGAAATTTTCTTTGTACGGAAATCTGACTGTCAAAGAAAATCTGGAATTCTTTGGCGGAATTTATGGAATCCCAAGAAAAGAATTGAAAACAAAAAGTGCCGAACTTATCAAAGAACTGGGCTTGGAAGAGGAAAAAAACAAACTGGTTTCGCAACTTCCTTTGGGTTGGAAACAGAAACTCGCTTTTTCTGTTGCTATTTTTCATGAACCACAAATTGTGTTTTTAGATGAACCAACTGGCGGCGTCGATCCTGTAACGAGAAGACAATTCTGGAGCATGATTTATGACGCAGCAGACCGCGGAATTACCATTTTTGTAACCACCCATTATATGGATGAAGCAGAATATTGCGACCGCGTTTCCATCATGGTTGATGGAAAAATCGCCGCACTGGATACGCCGTCAAATTTGAAAAAACAGTTTAATGCAACAACGATGGATGAAGTTTTTTATGAATTAGCAAGAGGCGCAAAAAGAGTTGAATAG
- a CDS encoding ABC transporter ATP-binding protein produces MKSITVNNLIKTYGKEKVLAVDDVSFDVDHGEIFGLIGPDGSGKTSIFRMLTTLLLPDSGSARIEEFDMVKDYKKIRHILGYMPGKFSLYQDLTVEENLQFFASVFNTTIEENYDLIKDIYIQIEPFKTRKAGQLSGGMKQKLALCCALIHKPKVLFLDEPTTGVDPVSRKEFWVMLKRLKKQGITMVVATPYMDEASLCDRIALMQNGKILSIETPENISNSYPDLLFEVKAGRTSQVLKALENFDQKKNVYAFGEFVHLSVDKNINFNIHSIEEFLKNNGFENIEVKAVKANTEDSFIQLLSHENN; encoded by the coding sequence ATGAAATCAATCACCGTCAATAACCTCATCAAAACTTACGGCAAAGAAAAAGTCCTTGCTGTTGACGACGTGAGTTTCGATGTGGACCACGGAGAAATCTTCGGATTAATTGGTCCTGACGGCTCGGGCAAAACTTCGATATTCAGAATGTTGACCACGCTCCTTTTACCTGACTCAGGTTCAGCAAGGATTGAGGAATTTGATATGGTAAAAGATTATAAAAAAATCAGACATATTTTGGGATATATGCCTGGGAAATTTTCCTTGTATCAGGATTTGACAGTCGAAGAAAATCTACAGTTTTTCGCCAGCGTTTTTAATACAACGATTGAGGAAAACTACGATTTAATCAAAGATATTTATATTCAGATTGAACCTTTTAAAACCCGAAAAGCCGGACAATTATCGGGCGGTATGAAACAGAAACTCGCCTTGTGTTGCGCCTTAATTCACAAACCGAAAGTTTTATTTCTTGATGAGCCGACAACTGGAGTTGATCCTGTTTCACGAAAAGAATTTTGGGTAATGCTAAAACGCCTGAAAAAACAGGGAATCACCATGGTTGTTGCAACGCCTTATATGGACGAAGCTTCGCTCTGTGACCGAATCGCTTTAATGCAAAATGGAAAAATACTATCGATTGAAACACCCGAAAACATCAGCAACTCCTACCCTGACTTACTTTTTGAGGTAAAGGCCGGACGAACATCTCAGGTTTTAAAAGCTTTAGAAAATTTCGACCAGAAAAAAAACGTTTATGCTTTTGGTGAATTTGTGCATTTGAGCGTAGATAAAAATATAAACTTCAACATTCATTCTATTGAGGAATTTCTAAAAAATAATGGATTTGAAAATATAGAAGTCAAAGCCGTAAAAGCGAATACCGAAGACAGTTTCATCCAGTTGCTTTCTCATGAAAATAATTAA
- a CDS encoding HlyD family secretion protein — protein sequence MKKHILIIAALTLFSCNNSDQNYDASGTFEADEVMVTAKASGTILKLNVEEGQQLTKNQNVGEIDPKTVELQKEQVVASLDAIDQKTNSALPQIQVLESQFNTQNANISVLKEQLQNAVRERNRTANLVREDAATKKQLDDANGIIDVIQKQIAAAQTQLTTLNQQISAAKENVAIQNRAVLSERKPTEKKVEQIDELLKNNTIESPISGMVLTKYSNEGEFATIGKPIFKMANLDLMTLKIFITGDQLPKIKTGQQVKVLLDNGDGKTNEVPGTIYWISSKAEFTPKTIQTKNERANLVYAVKVHVKNNGFLKIGMYADVKF from the coding sequence ATGAAAAAACATATACTAATAATAGCTGCTCTCACTCTTTTTTCCTGTAATAATTCAGACCAAAATTACGATGCTTCCGGAACTTTTGAAGCTGATGAAGTCATGGTCACCGCAAAAGCCAGCGGAACAATTTTGAAGCTGAATGTGGAAGAAGGCCAACAGCTTACTAAGAATCAAAACGTTGGAGAAATTGATCCGAAAACAGTCGAACTACAGAAAGAGCAGGTCGTGGCTAGTTTGGATGCTATCGACCAGAAAACCAATTCAGCGCTTCCGCAAATTCAGGTTTTAGAATCGCAGTTTAATACTCAAAATGCCAATATTTCGGTTTTAAAAGAGCAGTTGCAAAATGCAGTCAGAGAGCGCAACAGAACCGCGAATCTCGTTCGAGAAGATGCAGCTACCAAAAAACAACTTGATGACGCCAATGGAATTATTGATGTCATTCAGAAACAAATCGCAGCCGCACAAACTCAATTGACAACGCTCAATCAGCAAATTTCAGCAGCTAAAGAAAATGTTGCCATTCAAAACAGAGCCGTTTTAAGTGAAAGAAAACCAACCGAAAAAAAAGTAGAACAGATTGACGAACTTCTAAAAAACAACACGATCGAAAGTCCAATTTCTGGAATGGTTCTCACAAAGTATTCAAATGAAGGAGAATTCGCAACTATCGGAAAACCCATTTTCAAAATGGCGAATCTCGACTTGATGACTTTAAAAATATTTATCACCGGAGATCAATTGCCAAAAATAAAAACCGGTCAGCAAGTCAAAGTTTTACTCGATAATGGAGACGGAAAAACCAATGAAGTTCCCGGAACCATTTACTGGATCAGCTCAAAAGCCGAGTTTACTCCCAAAACCATTCAAACCAAAAACGAAAGAGCCAATCTAGTATATGCCGTAAAAGTCCATGTTAAAAATAATGGCTTCCTCAAAATCGGAATGTACGCCGATGTGAAATTTTAA
- a CDS encoding TolC family protein codes for MKILKYLFLFLIFSVNAQTLTLKECYDLAKQNYPLIKRHDLIAKTKEYNLQNAAKGWLPQIQITGQATYQNDVTQLPIQIPNFTITPVSKDQYKVYADVQQNIYDGGMIANQKKMAIVNSEIELKKTEVETDQLEVRINQIYFGILQTDEQLQQTELTKADITNGLKKAEAQLQNGVIYRSNVDVLKAQLINLEQKQLELQSMKKSFTDMLSVFIHKNIDENTQLQRPEKILIPEENKRAELKLFDLQKQALETQKSFINSKNTPKLGAFFQGGYGKPGFNMLKNEFDIFYIGGLRLNIPISGFYTKKNDLALVQTQQQEIDVQKENFLFNQHFETIQNNNDLQKIQQLINKDSELIALRESIKKASLAQLENGVITTSDYLREVNELARAQNQKIVHEIQYLSTQYNLKAHLNQ; via the coding sequence ATGAAGATTTTAAAATATCTATTCTTGTTCCTCATCTTCTCAGTTAATGCTCAAACATTGACTTTAAAAGAATGTTACGATTTGGCAAAACAGAATTATCCGCTCATCAAAAGACATGATCTCATTGCAAAAACAAAAGAATACAATCTGCAGAATGCAGCGAAAGGTTGGCTTCCACAAATCCAGATTACAGGACAGGCAACTTATCAAAACGATGTTACGCAATTACCGATTCAAATCCCCAATTTCACTATCACTCCGGTAAGTAAAGATCAGTATAAAGTTTACGCAGATGTTCAACAAAACATTTACGATGGCGGAATGATTGCCAATCAAAAGAAAATGGCAATCGTAAATTCTGAAATAGAATTAAAGAAAACTGAAGTAGAAACCGATCAGCTGGAAGTAAGAATCAACCAGATTTATTTTGGAATTCTTCAAACCGACGAACAACTTCAACAAACAGAATTGACCAAAGCTGATATCACCAACGGTTTAAAAAAAGCAGAAGCACAATTACAAAACGGTGTTATCTACAGAAGCAACGTCGATGTTCTGAAAGCACAACTCATCAATCTGGAACAGAAACAGTTGGAACTTCAATCCATGAAAAAAAGTTTTACTGATATGCTTTCTGTATTTATTCATAAAAACATCGATGAAAATACTCAGCTTCAAAGACCTGAAAAAATCCTGATTCCTGAAGAAAACAAACGCGCAGAACTGAAACTGTTCGATTTGCAGAAACAAGCTTTGGAAACTCAGAAGTCTTTTATTAATTCTAAAAACACGCCAAAGCTAGGTGCTTTTTTTCAAGGCGGTTACGGAAAACCAGGTTTCAATATGTTGAAAAATGAATTTGATATCTTCTATATCGGTGGCTTGCGTTTGAACATTCCAATCTCCGGATTTTATACCAAGAAAAATGATTTGGCTTTAGTCCAAACCCAGCAGCAGGAAATCGATGTGCAGAAAGAAAATTTCCTTTTTAACCAGCACTTCGAAACGATTCAGAATAATAATGATCTGCAGAAAATTCAGCAATTAATTAATAAAGACAGCGAATTAATTGCGCTTAGAGAAAGTATTAAAAAAGCATCTTTAGCTCAACTCGAAAACGGCGTTATCACGACCAGCGATTATCTGCGCGAAGTCAATGAACTCGCCCGTGCGCAAAACCAAAAAATAGTCCACGAAATTCAGTATCTCTCCACCCAATATAATCTGAAAGCTCACCTTAATCAATGA
- a CDS encoding TetR/AcrR family transcriptional regulator — protein sequence MKAEELSTEDKILLAASKVFTEKGFSGTRTRDIAEEAGLNLALLNYYFRTKEKLFEQVMKVKIVLLFGKIIPIITNDKTSLDEKIDLASVKYFEILSENPNLPIFVLSEIQKKTSDVKSLLPIDTLLKNSFIIKQIQERKPEINPFHFLLNFLSMTVFPFLGKPILQSFDLMDDDEFQKFVEERKTMVPMWIKMMLNN from the coding sequence ATGAAAGCAGAAGAACTTTCTACTGAAGATAAAATTTTACTCGCAGCTTCGAAAGTGTTCACTGAAAAAGGATTTTCCGGAACCAGAACACGCGACATTGCCGAAGAAGCCGGACTTAACTTGGCGCTTCTCAACTATTATTTCCGCACGAAAGAGAAATTATTCGAGCAGGTTATGAAAGTAAAAATCGTTTTACTTTTTGGAAAAATCATTCCCATCATCACCAACGATAAAACATCATTAGACGAAAAAATAGATTTAGCGAGTGTAAAATATTTCGAAATTCTATCTGAAAACCCAAACTTACCTATCTTCGTTTTAAGTGAAATTCAAAAGAAAACTTCTGATGTGAAATCGCTTCTTCCCATCGATACATTATTAAAAAATTCATTTATAATCAAACAAATTCAGGAACGAAAACCGGAAATCAATCCTTTCCATTTCTTATTAAATTTTTTAAGCATGACTGTTTTTCCTTTCTTAGGAAAACCTATTTTGCAATCTTTTGATTTAATGGATGATGATGAATTTCAAAAATTCGTGGAAGAAAGAAAAACAATGGTTCCAATGTGGATCAAAATGATGTTGAATAATTAA
- a CDS encoding SCO family protein, translating to MKENKNPKQQFKNRILMPLLVIAVLFVVIIVGTSYFKKMLYTVMKVPDFELVDQNNKKTTNKDMLGKVYLVEFFYSTCPTICPVMNANMKNIDKEINDPNFGIISISIDPKNDTPEILKQHAEKIGATNPNWHFLTGDREYIGKLADQFAIYVGDKEDEAENLNHSGMIGLVDKNGNIRCRLNKEKMPILYYSGLNYEDPEGKIEKLTGKYHPDVQLLVEDIRKLLN from the coding sequence ATGAAAGAAAATAAAAATCCAAAACAACAGTTTAAGAATAGAATCTTAATGCCGCTTCTCGTTATCGCCGTACTTTTTGTGGTAATTATTGTAGGAACAAGCTATTTTAAAAAAATGCTCTACACCGTTATGAAGGTTCCTGACTTTGAATTGGTTGATCAGAACAACAAAAAAACAACCAACAAAGATATGCTTGGAAAAGTATATTTGGTAGAGTTTTTTTACAGCACTTGCCCCACCATTTGTCCCGTGATGAATGCCAATATGAAAAACATTGATAAGGAAATTAATGATCCAAACTTCGGCATTATTTCAATCAGTATTGATCCTAAAAATGATACGCCAGAAATTTTAAAACAACATGCAGAAAAAATTGGTGCTACTAATCCAAACTGGCATTTTCTTACTGGTGACCGTGAGTATATCGGTAAATTAGCTGATCAGTTCGCCATTTATGTTGGTGATAAAGAAGATGAAGCAGAAAATCTGAACCACAGTGGAATGATTGGGTTGGTAGATAAGAACGGAAATATTCGCTGTCGTTTAAATAAAGAAAAAATGCCCATTCTTTATTATTCAGGTTTAAACTATGAAGATCCGGAAGGTAAAATTGAAAAATTAACTGGGAAGTATCATCCTGACGTACAACTTTTAGTTGAAGATATCAGAAAACTTTTGAACTAA